In Myxocyprinus asiaticus isolate MX2 ecotype Aquarium Trade chromosome 12, UBuf_Myxa_2, whole genome shotgun sequence, the DNA window gactggccacattcacttccactgtaagtgccctactgtaactgcaatttttttttattttcttttttaaataaacttgggCGAGTCAAAatatttgttgtggtaatcaacactatgccacaaatgatgttgagTGAGCTTAACTTAAACCCAGAAAACAAAAATCCATGTCTTTGTattctaaattaaataaatggtgTTTAAAGACTAAAAATGTGAACaagctatttaaaaaagaaaattacaagaTTATTTAAGCTTAAATAAAACAACTTACGCctgctattattatttatttaacagcATTATGTGCTGCATCAGATGTGCCACAGTACAGGTAAGAAATACGTTGACTTTAAAATGTCTCCTTGAAACAGTCCTCAATTCTTAGCTCAGTGTTACACACCAGAGAATCTCTCTTAATCTCTCCTTTCATATGTTCACATggaatgtttatttatcaatagcAAACCTCAGCAGAAACTTAACTTGCCATTGTTCAACATGGGTCACAGTGTCGCATCCACTGCCCTGTCGTCCACTACCAACAGGACTGCTTCCAGGTAAGCTCATGGGAGGGGCAAAAGACACTGGACAAAACTATACTAGATTTAAAAGGTGTATGGCATATCTAAGCTAAAAGCTTTGCTGGCCCATTGGAAGAAGGTGCCCCATTTTAGGCCTTGCATAGATCCCAATCATGCTCATAGTGGATTTGTGTTTATGATAAAGTCAAACTGCGAATTGACTTGGCAAATAAAAACAGGATAGTTACTCTacgttgcattttcagtgtgaacacactactCACTTATAGCACTACAAAATGGCTTAGAATAATGCAGAAGTATgcgatttgggacacagcttgatTCTATTCGCTCAACAGCAAGATAGTGTAATAAATATAAGAGTCATATGTGGCTCTTACTGTTATGCATGTCCACACAGAAACTGCACATTTCGTTTACATTCTCAGcactgtatgttgggaaaaatcTGCAGAACTGTGGCATGGATTTCAATATGGTACAATGTGTTAAACAGACTGAGAATAATAGACTCTTACTGGTATCTGAAAGCATTATGAAATAGAGTTTAGCGAATGACATTTAAATTCTGTGGGCGCATTTCCCATCCAGGTCTACCAGATATGTCTTTCTGAAGTTCTCTCTAATGACACATACTTTTGTTTTTTACCTTTATCCCTTCGTGGCCTCTAACACACACTAGTGTGTCTGAGGTTCTCAAGATGCGTTCCGAAGACGCAGAAGAGACTCTTTTCCAGCTGGGTTTTGGTTGTGAAGAGCCTCAGGTGACTACCCGTGTCCCAGTTCGCTTCTTCAACTTTTCATCCCAGCTCAGAGGTATCAACTTTCGGCTATTCCTTGAATCCCAACTCTCCAGGGTACGCCAGGAAGACCCCTGTCTTTCATTAGCAAGTAAGAAACAATGTTCCAAATGTCAAAGGCAATTTTAATACTGCTGCAACTGTATAGATGATCTATATACCAACTAATTGTTGGGTTGTTCGCAGGTCGTTTCCAACAAGTAGAGGCATTAACAGCGATGGCCAATGCCTTCTATTCGTTGTACTCCCATGTGTCCCGGACACCGCTTCAGAAGCTAGCTCCACCCCAGTTCACCTTCTCTTCACTATTTGTGGAAAGAATCATGTCTCGAACCAGTGTCCGAAGTGAGCCACGTTCCCCTGTTGAAAGGCTAAAAGACACTATCTCCAAGATGTGCTTGTACACTGGATCCCATGGCTCAGACTCTGTCTCTCCTAGCAGTTCACCACATAAACAAAACTGTAGTCTGTCACATGCAGTTGAGAAAGGCGGGGAGAGTTCCGGGAATGATGATGCCAGTAAACAAGATACAAATCTATGCCATCAAATGGAATTAGGTGATTTGGATTCAGACATGGACTGGTATATAAGGGGCAAGAAAGATCTTGAAGAGGCATGTGAAGTAAAGACTGAAAGAATGGATTCTGAGAGAGTTACGGATACAACATCTGAGCCAACACAGCATTCTAGAAGTGACATAGTCATGGAGTCCAAAGGTTGTACTTCTGTTCACTTGAAAAGCTCCAGCGTTACCGTGGAACCTGTTCCTATCATTACCCATGATATCATATGCCCTCAGGTCGTGGAATATATCAATCAGGCACCTTATCGCTGCCTACAAACAAATAATATGGATGCCAGTGACTTACCTTTTGCACAGCAGGTGACAAATAAATCTTCAATAAGAAAGTCTAACACAATACATTTACCCATCACAACTGCAGGTTTACCAATCTGTATCACACCACTAGATAACCAGGTTGGGGCCCTGGGTAATGCACTTCCTGGTAATTGTCCCAGTGATCTTTCTTCCGAGCTCACAGCCACCACACAAAAGTCATTATGTGAAATCACAGGCACTGGATGGGAGAACAAAATCACCCTCGCCAACAGAGACATACAGGAACTGTGTCCATCCAACATTTACAGATACTTAAGCCCAACAAAACCACTTAACCTGAGCAAGTTCAGCCAATGTCCCAAACAAGCCAACTCTTTTGAGCTGGAGGAGGTATGTTATCTCTTATCAttttaaggccagaaacatacttcacACAAGTATGCATTCGCAGAAGCTGGAAGTTATTATTAGGTTAAGTTGCTAAAAATATGTTGACTTCAACTTAcctgctcagcaatattctcttcaaaattTTGTTTCCGCTatgacagtagttggcttgaaagtAAACTAATCTTAGAAGCAGACAGTCCACACTCATgtctgctatagcgccccttgtacAACATTGCGAATGCAGTGTGCACTTGTATTGTGTTAACTGTGGTCTGATACATTTTGGAATGAAACAACACACTGAATTCTACGCACTTGCGTAGAGTATTTTCCGGCCTTTATGCATTCTTGCAGCACAGTGTTTCATCTAAAGAGCAAAAGCATGCCCACACATTAGACCTCATTGACAGTATTATTTTGATTTGCACAAACTCTTAAAAGTTGAATCCACCCCCCAAGCTACATCCAAGCATTCCTCCtctgttgaaaaaaaattattctcattcAGCATCAAACAGATACAGGCTATGTTCGGATTAGCATACCACTCATATTACTTCTGCAGTATGAAATAGGTGTACTTCACAGTAAGTTAATTTTTATGTATGAATGGAATGCCTGGATAGCCAGCTATAGTTTCCACAATGTGCATTATATAGAGAGCACACTACATGGGACATTGTAGCCCATAATGATACATGAac includes these proteins:
- the LOC127449429 gene encoding protein ITPRID2-like isoform X1, with protein sequence MESPSKIDRRQAWALSSRRKLTVREAEQRSSTVEDPHSHFSFQDDVFLDGYSAGKIETWLQGCGNEASSAKTRHLTIGALKTGTSFEDDLSLGAEALCAASDVPQYSKPQQKLNLPLFNMGHSVASTALSSTTNRTASSVSEVLKMRSEDAEETLFQLGFGCEEPQVTTRVPVRFFNFSSQLRGINFRLFLESQLSRVRQEDPCLSLASRFQQVEALTAMANAFYSLYSHVSRTPLQKLAPPQFTFSSLFVERIMSRTSVRSEPRSPVERLKDTISKMCLYTGSHGSDSVSPSSSPHKQNCSLSHAVEKGGESSGNDDASKQDTNLCHQMELGDLDSDMDWYIRGKKDLEEACEVKTERMDSERVTDTTSEPTQHSRSDIVMESKGCTSVHLKSSSVTVEPVPIITHDIICPQVVEYINQAPYRCLQTNNMDASDLPFAQQVTNKSSIRKSNTIHLPITTAGLPICITPLDNQVGALGNALPGNCPSDLSSELTATTQKSLCEITGTGWENKITLANRDIQELCPSNIYRYLSPTKPLNLSKFSQCPKQANSFELEEVHSAEEEEAISSELCSTVTSSVSTQQYKSSSLRGDSFQSDSSGYVEEDVQHSPLHR
- the LOC127449429 gene encoding protein TESPA1-like isoform X2, whose translation is MESPSKIDRRQAWALSSRRKLTVREAEQRSSTVEDPHSHFSFQDDVFLDGYSAGKIETWLQGCGNEASSAKTRHLTIGALKTGTSFEDDLSLGAEALCAASDVPQYSKPQQKLNLPLFNMGHSVASTALSSTTNRTASSVSEVLKMRSEDAEETLFQLGFGCEEPQVTTRVPVRFFNFSSQLRGINFRLFLESQLSRVRQEDPCLSLASRFQQVEALTAMANAFYSLYSHVSRTPLQKLAPPQFTFSSLFVERIMSRTSVRSEPRSPVERLKDTISKMCLYTGSHGSDSVSPSSSPHKQNCSLSHAVEKGGESSGNDDASKQDTNLCHQMELGDLDSDMDWYIRGKKDLEEACEVKTERMDSERVTDTTSEPTQHSRSDIVMESKGCTSVHLKSSSVTVEPVPIITHDIICPQVVEYINQAPYRCLQTNNMDASDLPFAQQVHSAEEEEAISSELCSTVTSSVSTQQYKSSSLRGDSFQSDSSGYVEEDVQHSPLHR